A portion of the Penaeus monodon isolate SGIC_2016 chromosome 28, NSTDA_Pmon_1, whole genome shotgun sequence genome contains these proteins:
- the LOC119591379 gene encoding 60S ribosomal protein L7a-like (The sequence of the model RefSeq protein was modified relative to this genomic sequence to represent the inferred CDS: added 42 bases not found in genome assembly), which produces MVNKKMVKGKGKGKVKGKGKKVAAAPLVTKKPAPPKKVQNPLFEKRPRNFGIGGNIQPKRDLSRFLKWPRYIRVQRQRSVLLRRLKVPPPIHQFKQRLDSQKARELFKLLQKYRPESKQAKIARLRKRAELRAAGKEDVPTKRKLSVRMGVNTITTLVEQKKARLVIIACDVDPIEIILHLPALCRKMGVPYCIVGNKSRMGMVVRRKNATCLALTDVEANDRNNLNKLIEVVKTNYNDRYEEIRKNWGGGTLSAKSRAKFAKVERARAREVRSV; this is translated from the exons ATGGTCAATAAGAAAATG AAGGTTGCAGCAGCCCCTCTAGTCACCAAGAAACCCGCACCCCCCAAGAAGGTCCAGAACCCCCTATTTGAGAAGAGGCCACGAAACTTTGGCATTG GTGGAAACATCCAGCCCAAGCGTGACTTGAGCCGCTTCTTGAAATGGCCGAGGTACATCCGTGTTCAGCGTCAGCGATCTGTCCTCCTGAGGAGACTGAAGGTCCCACCCCCAATCCACCAATTCAAGCAGCGTCTCGATTCCCAGAAAG CAAGGGAACTGTTCAAGCTTCTGCAGAAGTACCGTCCTGAGAGCAAGCAGGCCAAAATTGCCCGTCTGCGCAAGCGTGCCGAACTGCGTGCTGCCGGCAAGGAGGACGTGCCAACAAAGAGGAAGTTGAGCGTGCGCATGGGTGTTAACACTATTACTACTCTTGTGGAGCAGAAGAAGGCTCGTCTTGTGATCATTGCCTGTGATGTTGACCCCATTGAG ATTATCCTGCACTTGCCAGCCCTGTGCCGCAAAATGGGCGTTCCATATTGCATTGTTGGAAACAAATCTAGAATGGGAATGGTAGTTCGCAGGAAGAATGCTACCTGCTTGGCACTCACTGAT GTGGAAGCCAATGACCGTAACAACCTAAACAAGCTCATTGAAGTAGTGAAGACGAACTACAACGACCGCTATGAGGAGATCCGCAAGAACTGGGGAGGCGGCACCCTCAGTGCTAAGTCCAGGGCCAAGTTTGCGAAGGTTGAACGCGCAAGAGCCCGTGAGGTCAGAAGTGTCTGA